The Calothrix sp. PCC 7507 DNA segment ACGGTAGCGCTAGGGTTGACCCCAGAGGCTAAACCACCTGTAATATCTCCTACTTGTTCATTAGATAATTCTGATAAGCCTTCTTGACGGCGTGTAATTGCATTATTTATTGCATCATCAATCAGGTCATTGATTTGAATCTGGCTTTTATATTTTTCCATTTTTAAGTTTATTATGACTGATAATTGTTGTTATTTGAAAACCTGGAATGGCTAATTGCTCAATCCATATTTTCCATTGTAATCAAGAAGATTGTGATTGCAATCAATAGGTCAAGTGATGATGAGACAAAACTAAAATTTTTATGTCACTAAATATTATGTGATATGGCGTTTTTCGGTCGGATGCAATACAAGTGAAGGCTCTTAACCCCCGCCCCTACAGGTGTACCTCACGTCAACGAGAATCCCTATAAAAGCCGGAAACGACCTATTGTCGTAAATTCATATCATGATTAATTTGTACAGTGCGTAAGTCCTACATTTCTTCCACATTTTTTGGCTATGGCGTCAACTAAGCAAGGTTGTCCTTGAGTTAAATCAAATGCCGTACTCCTAAATTATTCGTGCCAACATGGCTCCACTATCAGAGTAAAAGCCGATATTATCTAAAAGCTCGTAATGCGCCTACCATTAATTACCCTCTTAGACAACTAAGAGGGATTTTTTACGATCCAGGTTTAAAATAGTCGAGGAGGCGATCGCCTGAATCTGCCCGAATCAACGCTACAACTACATCCGGTAAAGCTGTCAGGCCGGGATAGACTAGATAGCGTGGTTCCCAACGGGGACGAAACTTTTCTTTGTATGCATGTAAGCCTTTGAAGTTGTAGAAGCGATTCAAATGCTCGTAAAGATAGCCCAGTACCTTCTCTAAACGACGTGATTCTGAATTTTCACCCACCCCAGACAGGGCAGAAAGCGCAAAATTAAAGCTATCATAGCCCTGCTGCTGAAAATATTGCAGCATCGCCGTAAACAACACGTCCATCGTCCCATTCTCCATCGACTGACGGTGTCGCATCATATCTAAAGTGACTTCATTGAGCTGATACTCAGGTACAACGTTGGCAAAAGCACTAATTTTTCCTTCTGCATCATAAACAACGGCAATTGTACAGTCCCGCAGGTAGAATTCATCGAACCAACCCACAGAAAATTTTTTCTCGGAACCTTGCACCATTTTCAACCACTGGTCACTCACAGGTTTAAGATGGCGTAATAATTCATCAGGAATGGGTGGTTGGTAAAACTTGACCTCGTATCCTAACTTGGTCAAACGATTGATTGATGGTCGGAAGTTTTTACCAGCTTTCCCCTGTAAACTAAAGGTTTTGAGATCAGCGATCGCTTCTTCGCCAATTTTCACCACGCGAAAACCCAGAGAGACATAAAGTCCAAGATCATCGGGTAAGGTTTGATAAAAGGCAGGATACCAGTCATGACGTTGACAGAACTCCCCAAAGGCAATAATCATCTCTTTGCGGTCTTCTTTGGGGCCGATGGGGTCTCCTAAAGCGATCGCCCCCCTTCCCTTAGGGACATAAGCAATCATGCTGTGACCAGAAGGGCTAAAAAAGTAGCTTTTATCATT contains these protein-coding regions:
- a CDS encoding bifunctional lysylphosphatidylglycerol flippase/synthetase MprF yields the protein MSNQLKARIGLWSTAFFTGLVGVVNLVSAVAPTLHERNHWLKHFLPFEIRAGSHIFAALSGFALLALATNLLRRKRVAWLLTVTLLVISIISHLLKGWDYEESILSGILLVQLIRLRHIFTAQSDRPSIARGVRVLIGAFIFTLAYGTIGFYLLDGKFSVNFNWGEAIVQTLAMFFTEDNAGLIPKTRFGDFFANSIYIIAGCTFTYAFVMLLQPVFLRNTATQNERQKAKEIVEKYGCSSLAAFTLLNDKSYFFSPSGHSMIAYVPKGRGAIALGDPIGPKEDRKEMIIAFGEFCQRHDWYPAFYQTLPDDLGLYVSLGFRVVKIGEEAIADLKTFSLQGKAGKNFRPSINRLTKLGYEVKFYQPPIPDELLRHLKPVSDQWLKMVQGSEKKFSVGWFDEFYLRDCTIAVVYDAEGKISAFANVVPEYQLNEVTLDMMRHRQSMENGTMDVLFTAMLQYFQQQGYDSFNFALSALSGVGENSESRRLEKVLGYLYEHLNRFYNFKGLHAYKEKFRPRWEPRYLVYPGLTALPDVVVALIRADSGDRLLDYFKPGS